The genomic DNA ACACAGCGCCGGGGCATCCAGGCCCGCGCGGCTGCGTGTGCCTACCGCGGTAACCGGGCGACGGCCACGGTGACTCCGTCGTAGACGGTCTTCTCCCGCACCAGGGCCCCTCCTCGGGCCGCCAGAACAGCGGCGGCTTCGGCCACGCTCGCCGTTCCGGTCGCGGCGTCGACCCGCTCGGACGGATGCGGAACGGCGATCGCGGCCAACTCGGCCGAGGAGAATGTGAGCACCGGAACCCGCAGTTCCCCGGCCGCGTACACCAATCCCGGTTCGTCCCCACGCCGGTCCAGTGTCGCCAGGCCGCAGCAGTCCGAGTCGGCGAGGACCGCCCGCACCGCCGCCAGGATCGGGCCCGCACCGGTCCCTGGTCGGAATCCGATCCCGACGACAACCGGTTCCCGGGAAACACGCCGACGCCTCGGTGACTCGTGCGAATTCGACGGACTACGCATGGGCCACGGCCACGATCCGGGGTCTGTTCGCGCCGTCGTCGACTGCGGATCGGGTGCGGCCGGTAGCCGGCGATGCCGCGTCCACCGGCAGGCGGCATCGCGGCTCAGCGTGCCGCGCGCGTGGTCGCATACTCGGCCGCCGAGGCGACGAATCGGGCGGTAGCGGCGGGGTTTCCGGCGGGATGGGTGTGCAGGTAGGAAGCGTGTACGCGATGGATGATCAATCCCTCGCGGACAGCCGCGCC from Nocardia higoensis includes the following:
- a CDS encoding cobalamin biosynthesis protein, which encodes MRSPSNSHESPRRRRVSREPVVVGIGFRPGTGAGPILAAVRAVLADSDCCGLATLDRRGDEPGLVYAAGELRVPVLTFSSAELAAIAVPHPSERVDAATGTASVAEAAAVLAARGGALVREKTVYDGVTVAVARLPR